One genomic segment of Hordeum vulgare subsp. vulgare chromosome 2H, MorexV3_pseudomolecules_assembly, whole genome shotgun sequence includes these proteins:
- the LOC123429804 gene encoding probable cysteine protease RD19D, giving the protein MSATSQYSSSPIFDEASCVRTGQGLHTYGTMAARLVSLLLLLALVNVAHHAGVSAEDVIRQVTDSGHGAGHPGLLPEAQFAAFVRRHGKEYSGPEEYARRLRVFAANVARAAAHQALDPGARHGVTPFSDLTREEFEARLTGLVGAGDVLRSARRMPAAAPATEEEVAALPASFDWRDKGAVTDVKMQGVCGSCWAFSTTGAVEGANFVATGKLLDLSEQQLVDCDHTCDAVAKTECNSGCSGGLMTNAYRYLMSSGGLMEQAAYPYTGAQGPCRFDRGKVAVRVANFTAVPLDEDQMRAALVRGGPLAVGLNAAFMQTYVGGVSCPLICPRAMVNHGVLLVGYGARGFSALRLGYRPYWLIKNSWGAQWGEGGYYKLCRGRNVCGVDSMVSAVAVAP; this is encoded by the exons ATGTCTGCCACCTCGCAATACTCCTCATCGCCTATATTTGACGAAGCCTCCTGTGTAAGGACCGGACAAGGTTTGCATACGTACGGTACCATGGCCGCCCGGctcgtctccctcctcctccttctagcgCTCGTCAACGTGGCGCACCACGCCGGCGTGTCCGCCGAAGACGTCATCCGGCAGGTGACGGACAGCGGTCACGGCGCTGGGCATCCCGGTCTGCTCCCGGAGGCGCAGTTCGCGGCGTTCGTGCGGCGGCACGGCAAGGAGTACTCGGGCCCCGAAGAGTACGCGCGCCGGCTGCGCGTGTTCGCGGCCAACGTGGCCCGCGCAGCCGCCCACCAGGCGCTCGACCCGGGCGCGCGCCACGGCGTCACGCCCTTCTCCGACCTCACCCGGGAGGAGTTCGAGGCGCGCCTCACCGGCCTCGTCGGCGCCGGCGACGTCCTGCGAAGCGCGCGGAGGATGCCGGCCGCGGCGCCGGCcacggaggaggaggtcgccgcgCTGCCCGCCAGCTTCGACTGGCGCGACAAGGGCGCCGTCACCGATGTCAAGATGCAGGGCGTGTGCGGCTCGTGCTGGGCGTTCAGCACGACCGGCGCGGTGGAGGGCGCCAACTTCGTCGCCACGGGGAAGCTCCTTGACCTCAGCGAGCAGCAGCTGGTCGACTGCGACCACACG TGCGACGCAGTGGCGAAGACGGAGTGCAACAGCGGCTGCTCCGGCGGGCTGATGACGAACGCGTACAGGTACCTGATGAGCTCCGGCGGGCTGATGGAGCAGGCGGCGTACCCCTACACGGGGGCGCAGGGGCCATGCCGGTTCGACAGGGGCAAGGTGGCCGTCCGCGTGGCCAACTTCACCGCCGTGCCCCTCGACGAGGACCAGATGCGGGCGGCGCTCGTCCGCGGCGGGCCGCTGGCGGTGGGGCTGAACGCGGCGTTCATGCAGACGTACGTGGGCGGCGTGTCTTGCCCGCTGATCTGCCCGCGGGCGATGGTGAACCACGGCGTGCTCCTCGTCGGGTACGGCGCGCGCGGGTTCTCGGCGCTGCGGCTCGGGTACCGGCCCTACTGGCTCATCAAGAACTCGTGGGGGGCGCAGTGGGGGGAGGGCGGGTACTACAAGCTCTGCCGCGGCCGCAACGTCTGCGGCGTCGACAGCATGGtctccgccgtcgccgtcgccccgtgA
- the LOC123425575 gene encoding bet1-like protein At4g14600, which produces MANPMYGSGPLRSRNTPSSDEIQLRIDPVHGDLDEEIDGLHSRVRMLKGVAQEINSEAKFQNEFLNQLQLTLTKAQAGVKNNMRRMNKSIIQQGSNHIVHVVLFALLCFFVVYLLSKFSRR; this is translated from the exons ATGGCCAACCCGATGTACGGCTCCGGGCCGCTTCGATCCAG GAACACGCCGAGCTCGGACGAGATCCAGCTGCGGATCGACCCGGTGCACGGCGATCTTGACGAGGAGATCGACGGGCTGCACTCGAGGGTTCGCATGTTGAAAGGC GTTGCCCAAGAGATAAACTCCGAGGCCAAGTTCCAGAATGAGTTCCTCAACCAACTG CAACTGACCCTTACGAAAGCTCAGGCTGGAGTGAAGAATAACATGCGAAGGATGAACAAAAGCATCATCCAGCAGGGCTCCAATCATATTGTCCATGTTGTCCTATTTGCTCTGTTATGTTTCTTTGTTGTCTATCTTTTGTCAAAGTTCTCTAGAAGATAG